In Ruania zhangjianzhongii, the following proteins share a genomic window:
- a CDS encoding penicillin-binding transpeptidase domain-containing protein, protein MSRGRAQRATWSARLLRASALVAAGSLLLVACTDPDDGGPETVEAQPEVAAADALAEALTTGDFAAAPLSEEDRQLATEQTETVLGELAPVLPRTVAVTWSSSTYDEEDGLAADAALTWTWDVPGSDEDWTYPVSVHLVAAQEGGPYLATWSRDLLAPDLGEEGVLAVEQSPGPRGHVLGADEEVLVTNTEIFRVGIDKTYLDSDQWEDQAIKLAEALDFDDPQAYADRVVAAGDRAFVVATEVRQDDPGEVDMEAVRQVNGVNLVSAERQLGPTAGFADEILGRVGEATAEIIDNSDGAVQQGDQVGLSGLQRVHEDTLRGFPGLTVSISTGEGDEPTEVFTSEPVRGQPLRTTLDADLQVLAEQVLADQDSPSALVAIQPSTGEVRAAASGPASEGWSTATLAQYPPGSTFKVITLLALLRSGMELGDSVDCVESLNVNGREFENYPGYPDDSLGDITLEEAIAQSCNTALMNQRDQISAADLASAAESLGLGRGDSVDLGYPLFLGSLPEQAEGTQFAAEVIGQGQVLASPLAMATVAASIAGEERITPQLVLPAEEGDGGGDGGEDASPSEDGTQPEDGSAEPTDAEPTEPSATDGSAEPTDESATDDGATDDATDDADEVATPLTHTEATLLQQAMRAVVTDGTARALRDVPGDDVLAKTGTAEGAEDATHGWMIAIQGDLAVAVFVGDGGRGGAATAGPLMEEFLRGR, encoded by the coding sequence ATGTCGAGAGGCAGAGCGCAGCGGGCGACGTGGTCCGCCAGGCTACTTCGGGCCAGCGCGCTGGTGGCTGCAGGGAGCCTGCTGCTGGTGGCGTGCACGGACCCGGACGATGGTGGGCCGGAGACAGTGGAGGCGCAACCGGAGGTGGCTGCTGCCGATGCACTCGCGGAGGCGCTGACCACCGGGGACTTCGCCGCGGCACCGCTGAGCGAAGAGGACCGGCAGCTGGCCACCGAGCAGACCGAGACGGTGCTCGGTGAGCTCGCGCCGGTCCTGCCGCGCACCGTTGCGGTCACCTGGTCCTCGAGTACCTATGACGAAGAGGACGGGCTCGCCGCCGATGCCGCACTGACCTGGACCTGGGACGTGCCGGGCAGCGACGAGGACTGGACCTACCCGGTCTCTGTGCATCTGGTGGCGGCGCAGGAGGGCGGCCCGTACCTGGCCACCTGGTCCCGTGACCTACTGGCTCCCGACCTGGGCGAGGAGGGCGTCCTGGCCGTCGAGCAGAGCCCCGGCCCCCGCGGGCACGTGCTCGGTGCGGACGAGGAGGTGCTGGTGACCAACACGGAGATCTTCCGAGTCGGCATCGACAAGACCTACCTCGACTCTGACCAGTGGGAGGACCAGGCCATCAAGCTCGCCGAGGCGCTCGACTTCGACGATCCTCAGGCGTACGCGGACCGGGTGGTCGCCGCCGGAGACCGTGCCTTCGTCGTGGCCACAGAGGTCCGCCAGGATGACCCGGGTGAGGTGGACATGGAGGCGGTCCGTCAGGTGAACGGGGTGAACCTCGTCTCCGCCGAACGCCAGCTCGGTCCCACCGCAGGCTTCGCCGACGAGATCCTCGGCCGGGTCGGTGAAGCGACTGCCGAGATCATCGACAACTCCGATGGTGCCGTGCAGCAGGGCGACCAGGTGGGCCTGTCCGGGCTACAGCGGGTGCACGAGGACACGCTGCGGGGTTTCCCCGGCCTGACGGTCAGCATCAGCACGGGCGAGGGCGACGAACCGACCGAGGTGTTCACGTCCGAGCCGGTGCGCGGTCAGCCATTGCGCACCACTCTGGACGCCGATCTGCAGGTACTTGCCGAGCAGGTCCTGGCCGACCAGGACTCGCCGAGTGCACTGGTGGCGATTCAACCCTCCACGGGCGAGGTCCGGGCCGCTGCCAGCGGGCCGGCCAGCGAGGGCTGGTCCACGGCCACCCTGGCGCAGTACCCGCCGGGATCGACGTTCAAGGTCATCACCCTGCTCGCGCTGTTGCGCTCCGGGATGGAGCTCGGTGACTCGGTCGACTGCGTCGAGTCGCTGAACGTCAACGGCCGCGAGTTCGAGAACTACCCGGGCTACCCGGACGACTCGCTCGGCGATATCACCCTGGAGGAGGCGATCGCGCAGTCCTGCAACACCGCACTGATGAACCAGCGCGACCAGATCAGTGCAGCCGACCTGGCCAGCGCCGCCGAGTCGCTCGGACTGGGCCGCGGGGACAGCGTGGACCTCGGCTACCCGCTGTTCCTCGGCTCGCTGCCGGAGCAGGCCGAGGGCACCCAGTTCGCTGCTGAGGTGATCGGTCAGGGACAGGTGCTGGCCTCACCGCTGGCGATGGCCACTGTGGCCGCGTCGATCGCGGGGGAGGAGCGGATCACCCCGCAGCTCGTTCTGCCCGCCGAGGAGGGCGACGGCGGAGGTGACGGGGGCGAGGATGCCTCGCCCAGCGAGGATGGCACCCAGCCCGAGGACGGCTCCGCAGAGCCGACCGACGCCGAGCCGACCGAGCCGAGCGCCACCGATGGCTCCGCAGAGCCGACCGACGAGAGCGCCACGGACGACGGCGCCACGGACGACGCAACGGATGACGCCGACGAGGTCGCGACCCCGCTGACCCACACCGAGGCGACGCTGCTGCAACAGGCGATGCGCGCCGTCGTGACGGACGGGACCGCCCGGGCGCTGAGGGACGTACCGGGCGATGATGTGCTCGCCAAGACCGGCACCGCCGAGGGAGCCGAGGACGCCACGCACGGGTGGATGATCGCCATCCAGGGTGACCTGGCCGTCGCCGTGTTCGTCGGCGACGGCGGTCGCGGCGGTGCGGCCACGGCCGGACCGTTGATGGAGGAGTTCCTCCGCGGTCGCTGA
- the leuD gene encoding 3-isopropylmalate dehydratase small subunit, which yields MEKFTTHTGLGVPLRRGNVDTDQIIPAVYLKRVTRTGFEDALFAAWRGDPEFVLNQEAYTSGSVLVAGPDFGTGSSREHAVWALKDYGFKAVLASRFADIFRGNSGKQGLVAAQLAQEDIELIWKVLEAEPGTEVTVDLEHKTVTCADVVAQFQIDDYTRWRLMEGLDDIGLTLGHEEDIVTYEATRADWRPRTLPAKHLPTIEVTPARPVS from the coding sequence ATGGAGAAGTTCACCACCCACACCGGGCTCGGGGTGCCACTGCGCCGCGGCAATGTCGACACCGACCAGATCATCCCGGCCGTCTACCTCAAGCGGGTCACCCGCACCGGGTTCGAGGACGCGCTCTTCGCCGCCTGGCGCGGGGACCCCGAGTTCGTGCTGAACCAGGAGGCCTACACCAGCGGGTCGGTGCTCGTTGCCGGGCCGGATTTCGGCACCGGGTCCTCCCGGGAACACGCCGTCTGGGCACTGAAGGACTACGGCTTCAAGGCGGTGCTCGCCTCCCGGTTCGCGGACATCTTCCGCGGCAACTCGGGCAAGCAGGGGCTGGTGGCCGCCCAGCTCGCCCAGGAGGACATCGAGCTGATCTGGAAGGTCCTCGAAGCGGAGCCGGGCACCGAGGTCACGGTGGACCTGGAGCACAAGACGGTCACCTGCGCGGACGTGGTCGCCCAGTTCCAGATCGACGACTACACCCGGTGGCGGCTGATGGAGGGCCTTGACGACATCGGCCTGACCCTCGGTCACGAGGAGGACATCGTCACCTACGAGGCGACCCGGGCCGACTGGCGCCCGCGGACGCTGCCGGCCAAGCACCTGCCCACGATCGAGGTCACCCCCGCCCGACCGGTCTCCTGA
- the murA gene encoding UDP-N-acetylglucosamine 1-carboxyvinyltransferase produces the protein MSQLRVDGGTPLSGEITVRGAKNFVSKAMVAALLGEGPSELRNVPEIRDVKVVAGLLKLHGVQVQRDIAGGVVHLDPSNVESAHKADIDTHAGASRIPILLCGPLLHRLGEAFIPDLGGCRIGDRPIDYHLEILRQFGAQVDKLDTGILITAPRGLRGTKVDLPYPSVGATEQLLLTAVRAAGVTELSGAAIEPEIMDLIAVLQRMGAIISVDTDRVIRVEGVDRLGGYVHTALADRIEAASWAAAALATRGDVYVRGAQQPGMMTFLNTFRKVGGSFDIDDAGIRFRHPGTELRSIVLETDVHPGFMTDWQQPLVVALSQASGLSIVHETVYENRFGFTDALRKMGATIQVYRECLGGLECRFGQRNFFHSAVISGPTRLRAADIEVPDLRGGFSHLIAALAAEGTSHVRGIELIDRGYENFTGKLEALGAKIVRD, from the coding sequence ATGAGTCAGTTGCGAGTCGACGGCGGTACGCCGCTCAGTGGTGAGATCACCGTGCGTGGGGCGAAGAACTTCGTCTCCAAGGCGATGGTGGCAGCGCTCCTCGGCGAGGGGCCCAGCGAACTGCGCAACGTCCCGGAGATCCGCGACGTCAAGGTCGTCGCCGGCCTGCTCAAGCTACATGGTGTGCAGGTGCAGCGGGACATCGCCGGTGGTGTGGTGCACCTCGACCCGAGCAACGTGGAATCGGCGCACAAGGCAGATATCGACACCCACGCCGGCGCCAGCCGTATCCCGATCCTGCTCTGCGGACCGCTGCTGCACCGGCTCGGCGAGGCCTTCATCCCCGACCTCGGCGGCTGCCGCATCGGCGACCGGCCGATCGACTACCACCTGGAGATCCTGCGTCAGTTCGGTGCCCAGGTGGACAAGCTGGACACCGGCATCCTGATCACCGCCCCCCGTGGGCTGCGCGGTACCAAGGTGGACCTGCCCTACCCGAGCGTGGGTGCCACTGAGCAGCTGTTGCTCACCGCGGTGCGCGCAGCGGGTGTCACCGAGCTCTCCGGTGCCGCCATCGAGCCGGAGATCATGGACCTGATCGCTGTCCTGCAGCGGATGGGCGCGATCATCTCGGTGGACACCGACCGGGTGATCCGGGTCGAGGGGGTGGACCGGCTCGGCGGCTACGTGCACACCGCCCTGGCCGACCGGATCGAGGCGGCCTCCTGGGCGGCGGCCGCGCTGGCCACCCGCGGTGACGTGTACGTCCGCGGCGCACAGCAGCCGGGCATGATGACTTTCCTGAACACGTTCCGCAAAGTCGGCGGCAGCTTCGACATCGACGACGCCGGAATCCGGTTCCGGCACCCCGGCACCGAGCTGCGCTCGATCGTGCTGGAGACCGATGTGCACCCCGGGTTCATGACTGACTGGCAGCAGCCGCTGGTGGTCGCCCTCTCGCAAGCGTCCGGCCTCTCGATCGTGCACGAGACCGTGTACGAGAACAGGTTTGGCTTCACCGACGCGCTGCGGAAGATGGGTGCCACCATCCAGGTCTATCGGGAGTGCCTGGGCGGATTGGAGTGCCGGTTCGGCCAGCGCAACTTCTTCCACTCCGCCGTCATCTCCGGACCCACCCGGTTGCGTGCCGCCGACATCGAGGTACCTGACCTGCGCGGTGGCTTCTCCCACCTGATCGCAGCCCTGGCCGCCGAAGGCACCTCGCACGTGCGTGGTATCGAGCTGATCGACCGTGGCTACGAGAACTTCACCGGCAAGCTCGAGGCGCTCGGCGCGAAGATCGTCCGGGACTGA
- a CDS encoding IclR family transcriptional regulator codes for MDNSSGVGVLDKAATVLGALEAGPATLAQLVAATHLARPTAHRLAVALEHHRFVARDMQGRFILGPRLAELAASAGEDRLLAAAGSVLMALRDHTGESAQLFRRQGDQRICVAAAEKTMGLRDSIPVGATLSMLAGSAAQVLLAWEEPDRLHRGLHGAKFTATILSGVRRRGWAQSVSERELGVASVSAPVRGPSGRVIAAVSVSGPIERMTRQPGRLHANAVMAAANRLTEVLRASEEN; via the coding sequence ATGGACAACTCTAGCGGAGTCGGCGTACTCGACAAAGCCGCGACCGTCCTGGGCGCCCTCGAAGCGGGCCCCGCGACGCTTGCGCAACTCGTCGCCGCCACACACCTGGCCCGGCCCACTGCGCACCGCCTGGCGGTCGCTCTGGAGCACCACCGGTTCGTCGCCCGGGACATGCAGGGGCGGTTCATCCTCGGCCCGCGGCTCGCCGAGCTGGCCGCCTCGGCCGGCGAGGACCGGCTGCTGGCCGCGGCCGGATCGGTGCTGATGGCCCTGCGGGACCACACCGGGGAGAGCGCCCAGCTGTTTCGGCGCCAGGGCGACCAGCGGATCTGCGTGGCCGCCGCGGAGAAGACGATGGGGCTGCGCGACTCGATCCCGGTCGGGGCGACGCTCTCCATGCTTGCCGGCTCGGCTGCGCAGGTACTGCTCGCCTGGGAGGAGCCGGACCGGCTGCACCGCGGCCTGCACGGGGCGAAGTTCACCGCCACCATCCTCTCCGGCGTGCGCCGGCGCGGCTGGGCACAGAGCGTGAGCGAGCGCGAGCTCGGCGTCGCCTCGGTGTCCGCACCGGTGCGCGGGCCGTCGGGCCGGGTGATCGCGGCAGTCTCGGTATCCGGTCCGATCGAGCGGATGACCCGCCAGCCCGGGCGCCTGCATGCCAACGCGGTGATGGCGGCAGCGAACCGGCTCACCGAGGTGCTCCGCGCCAGCGAAGAGAACTGA
- the leuC gene encoding 3-isopropylmalate dehydratase large subunit yields the protein MAGTLAEKVWRDHVVREGQDGAPDLLYIDLHLVHEVTSPQAFEGLRLAGRPVRRPDLTIATEDHNTPTLDIDLPIADLTSRTQIDTLRRNAEEFGVRLHSLGDADQGIVHQVGPQLGLTMPGLTVVCGDSHTSTHGAFGALAFGIGTSEVEHVLATQTLPLAPFKTMAITVDGELPPGATSKDIILAIIAKIGTGGGQGYVLEYRGEAIRNLSMEARMTICNMSIEAGARAGMIAPDQTTFDYLAGRPHAPEGADWDAALEYWKTLRSDDDAVFDTEVVLEAADLEPFVTWGTNPGQGLPLSGSVPVPEEIGDDNERVAAERAVEYMGLVPGTPLRDIAVDTVFIGSCTNGRIEDLRSVAKVLEGRKKAESVRVLVVPASARVRLQAEAEGLDEIFLNFGAEWRNAGCSMCLGMNPDQLQPGERAASTSNRNFEGRQGKGGRTHLVSPLVAAATAVRGTLSSLSDLNLGAETDLTSFDGSPLAPLDPRVPMQV from the coding sequence ATGGCCGGAACTCTGGCTGAGAAGGTGTGGCGGGACCATGTGGTCCGCGAGGGGCAGGATGGGGCGCCCGACCTGCTCTACATCGATCTGCACCTCGTGCACGAGGTGACCAGCCCGCAGGCGTTCGAGGGGCTTCGTCTCGCCGGGCGCCCGGTGCGCCGCCCGGACCTGACCATCGCGACCGAGGACCACAACACCCCGACGCTGGACATCGACCTGCCGATCGCCGATCTGACCAGCCGCACCCAGATCGACACGCTGCGCCGCAATGCCGAGGAGTTCGGTGTGCGGCTGCACTCCCTCGGCGACGCCGACCAGGGGATCGTGCACCAGGTGGGGCCGCAGCTGGGCCTGACCATGCCCGGGCTGACCGTGGTGTGTGGGGACTCGCACACCTCGACCCACGGGGCGTTCGGCGCGCTCGCCTTCGGGATCGGCACCTCTGAGGTGGAGCACGTGCTGGCCACCCAGACGCTGCCGCTGGCGCCGTTCAAGACGATGGCGATCACCGTCGACGGCGAGCTGCCGCCGGGTGCCACCTCGAAGGACATCATCTTGGCGATCATCGCCAAGATCGGTACCGGCGGTGGCCAGGGCTATGTCCTGGAGTACCGCGGTGAGGCGATCCGCAACCTCTCGATGGAGGCGCGGATGACGATCTGCAACATGTCCATCGAGGCCGGTGCCCGGGCCGGGATGATCGCTCCGGACCAGACCACGTTCGACTACCTGGCCGGCCGCCCGCACGCGCCGGAAGGTGCCGACTGGGATGCCGCGCTGGAGTACTGGAAGACCCTGCGCAGCGACGATGACGCGGTCTTCGACACCGAGGTGGTGCTCGAGGCCGCTGACCTGGAACCGTTCGTCACCTGGGGCACCAACCCGGGCCAGGGCCTGCCGTTGAGCGGCTCGGTTCCGGTACCGGAGGAGATCGGCGACGACAACGAGCGGGTGGCCGCCGAGCGTGCGGTGGAGTACATGGGCCTGGTGCCGGGAACCCCGCTGCGCGACATCGCCGTGGACACCGTCTTCATCGGCTCCTGCACGAACGGGCGGATCGAAGATCTGCGTTCGGTGGCCAAGGTGCTCGAGGGGCGCAAGAAGGCCGAGAGCGTGCGGGTGCTGGTGGTGCCGGCCTCGGCACGGGTGCGGCTGCAGGCCGAAGCGGAAGGGCTGGACGAGATCTTCCTCAACTTCGGTGCCGAGTGGCGCAACGCCGGATGCTCGATGTGTCTGGGGATGAATCCCGACCAGCTGCAGCCGGGGGAGCGGGCGGCGTCCACGTCGAACCGCAACTTCGAGGGCCGGCAGGGCAAGGGGGGACGGACCCACCTGGTCTCTCCGCTGGTGGCAGCCGCGACCGCCGTGCGCGGCACGCTGTCCTCGCTCTCGGACCTGAACCTCGGTGCCGAGACCGACCTGACCTCCTTCGACGGCTCACCGCTGGCGCCGCTGGACCCGCGCGTGCCGATGCAGGTCTGA
- a CDS encoding PadR family transcriptional regulator — protein MSDEPIDPRWPTPWVRAALGTATLAVLSDGPLHGYGIAVTLAERGFGRPKGGSLYPLLATLEAEGAVTAIWAQGASGPGRKTYALTDAGRARLAQERASWSHLVEELGHRGTAERSS, from the coding sequence GTGAGTGATGAACCGATCGACCCGCGGTGGCCCACTCCGTGGGTGCGCGCCGCCCTGGGCACAGCGACGCTCGCCGTTCTCAGTGACGGTCCGCTGCACGGCTACGGCATCGCCGTCACGCTGGCGGAGCGAGGCTTCGGCCGCCCCAAAGGGGGCTCCCTGTACCCGTTGCTCGCGACGCTGGAAGCTGAGGGCGCCGTCACGGCGATCTGGGCGCAGGGTGCCAGCGGTCCAGGCCGCAAGACCTACGCCCTGACCGACGCCGGGCGTGCCCGCCTGGCCCAGGAACGCGCGAGCTGGAGCCACCTGGTCGAGGAGCTCGGTCACCGAGGTACCGCGGAGAGGAGCTCGTGA